The window GTACCGGCAGCAGTTGGTCGGCGGCGCGCAGCCGGGCGGCGACGACGGCGCGCCGTTCGGTCTGGTAGCTGTCCAGCAGTGCCTCGTGCGGCCCGTGGTGCCAGGCAGGCGCCAGCTTCCAGGCGAGGTTGTCGGCGTCCCGCAGGCCCTCGTCGAGACCCTGGGTGCCGAGCGCGCCCAGCAGATGCGCCGCGTCCCCGGCGAGGAAGACCCGCCCGGCGCGCCAGCGGCGTGCCACCCGGTGGTGGACGGTGTGGACACCGGTGTCCAGGAGTTCGTACGACGGCGAGGTTTCGCCGGTCCAGCCGGTGAGGGTCTCCCGGATGCGGGCGAGCAGCAGTTCGGGTGTGACCAGGTCCTTGCCGGGCGGCAGCAGCCAGTCCAGCCGCCACACGTCGTCCGGGAGCGGACGGGCGGCGATCTCCCCGGCGAAGGGGCCGGTCGTCCGCCACGGCGGCAGCCGGTGGAGGAACGCTTCGCCGGGGTGGGGCAGTTCGGTGCGCACCGCGGCGACGGCGTGCCGTTCGACGGCCGTGCGGCCGGGGAAGCGGATGTCCTGGAGCTTGCGCACGGTCGAACGCGGGCCGTCGCAGCCGACCAGGTGACTGCCGCGCCACCATGTGCCGCCCGCGCCGCGGGTGTGGGCGGTGACCCCCGTGGTCTCCTGCTCCATGCTGTCCAGCCGGCTGTCCACGGCGAGTTCGATCAGCGGTTCGTGGGCGACGGCGGCGCGCAGGGCGCCGGTCAGGACGTGCTGGGCGATGTGCAGCGGCGCGGGTTCGGCGTCGTCGAAGGCGACTTCGTGCATCACCTGTTTGCGCCGCAACGACCGCCATCCGGCCCAACGGAGGCCGGCCTCGCCGAGCGGCACACCGGCCAGGCGCTCCACGAGCGCGGTGGTGTCCTCGCGCAGGACGACCGTGCGCGCGGCGCGCGGCGCGTCCGTGCCGGAGCCCTCGTCGAGCACGACGGAGGGCACCTCCTGACGCGCCAGCGCCAGGGCGAGCGTGAGCCCGACGGGCCCCGCTCCGACAACGATCACCGGATCCACGGCGCGGCGCCTCCTGCCAGCAGCGGTGTCCTGGAGGTGAGAGGTGAACAGAAAGCCGGAGCACGGTGCACGATCACAGAACGTATGCAACAGACTGGGCGCCAGCCGGTCAAGCGGGACGCACGCCGGTGCTCCAGGTGCGCGGTGGCGTGCGCCGTGCGGCGGCTCGTGTGCGCGGCCGACCGCCGTGCCCCTTCGCGGCCTCCTACGCCGACGGGGGTGCGGCGGCAACAAGCCACCGCACCCCCGTCGGGTGCCTCAAAACCGCTGGACCATGCGTCAGATCGAGCCGCCCGCACCCGTTCCGTAGGTGCCACCGGTCTGGGCGGGGTTGACCTCCTCCTCGTCCGCGGCGAGGACGACGCCGGTGCTCCGCTTGCTGCGGCGCAGCCTGCGCTCGAGCCAGCTCGCGAAGCTGGTGAGGGCGAAGTTCAACAGGATGAAGATGACGGCCACCACGATGAAGCTGGCGATGACGTTGGCGTAGTTGGCCGCGAGCGTGCTGCGGGAGCCCAGCAGCTCGGGGAAGGCGAGCATCGCGCCGCCCAGCGCGGTGTCCTTCACGATGACGACCAGCTGGCTGACGATGGCCGGCAGCATGACAGTGACCGCCTGCGGGAGCAGGATGCCGCTCATCGTCTGGCCCTTGCGCAGACCGATCGCGTAGGCGGCCTCTGTCTGCCCCTTGGGCAGGGCCAGGATGCCGGCACGTACGACCTCGGCGAGAACCGAGGCGTTGTAGAGCACCAGGCCGGTGACGACCGCGTAGAGGGGGCGCACGTCGCTGGCGATGCCCGTGGAGCGGACGTAGAACTCGTTGGCGAACAGCATCAGCAGCAGTACCGGGATCGCCCGGAAGAACTCGACCACCACACCGGCCGGAACCCGGACCCACCGGTGGTCGGACATCCGGGCTATGCCGAAGAACGCGCCCAGCGGAAGAGCGATGACCATGGCGAGCGCCGCGGCCTTCAGCGTGTTGCCGAGGCCGGGCAGCAGGTACGTCGTCCAGGCCGCGGAGGTGGTGAAGGGCTGCCACAGGGCCCACTTGAGCTGGCCCTTGTCGTTCATCGTCGACCAGATCCACCACAGGAGCAGTGCGAGCAGGGCGACGAAGACGACGGAGAGGATCACATTGCGCCGCCTGGCCCGGGGGCCGGGGGCGTCGTAGAGCACGGAACTCATCGCTTCACCGCCAGTCGCTTGCCGAGCCAGCCGAGGAAGAGGCCGACGGGCAGGGTCAGGACCACGAACCCGAGGGCGAAGACGGCGCCGATGGCAAGCGTCTGGGCCTCGTTCTCGATCATCGTCTTCATCAGGTAGGAGGCCTCGGCCACACCGATCGCGGCCGCCACGGTCGTGTTCTTGGTCAGTGCGATCAGCACGTTGGCCAGCGGTCCGATCACCGCGCGGTAGGCCTGCGGCAGCACGACGAGCCGCAGCGACTGGCTGAAGTTGAGCCCGATCGCGCGCGCCGCCTCCGCCTGCCCGACCGGCACGGTGTTGATGCCGGAGCGCAGCGCCTCGCAGACGAACGCCGCGTGGTAGGCCACGAGCCCGAGCACCGCCAGCCGGAAGCCCTGGATCTTGAAGTCGGACGCGCCCATCGTCATCCCGAAGATGTCGGCGAGGCCGAGGGAGGTGAAGACGATGAGCACCGTCAGGGGGATGTTCCGGAAGATGTTGACGTAGGCGGTGCCGAAGCCGCGCATCAACGGAACCGGGCTGACCCGCATCGCGGCCAGCAGGGTGCCCCAGACCAGGGAGCCCAGGGCGGAGAGAGCGGTGAGCTTCACCGTCATCCAGAACGCCCCTAGGACGTCGTAACCTTGAAGAAAGTCGAACACGATCTCCCGCGCTTCCGGGTGTGTGGGGTACGAGGACGGCGTGGCGCGCCGCCGCCTTGTGCGCGGTGGGCGGCGGCGCGACTGTGGAACCCTGCTATGCCTGCGGATCCCTGCTTACCGGACGAGCCGGGTCACTTGACGATGTCGCCGATCTTCGGGGCGGGCTCGTTCTTGTAGTCGGCCGGGCCGAAGTTCTTCTTGACCGCGGCGTCCCACGAGCCGTCGCTGACCATCTTCTCCAGCGCGGAGTTGATCTTGTCCACGGTCGCGGTGTCGCCCTTCTTGACACCGATGCCGTAGTTCTCGTTGCTCAGCTTGAGCCCGGCGAGCTTGAACTGGCCCTTGTAATTGTCCTGGGAGGCGAAGCCCGCGAGGATCGAGTCGTCGGTGGTCACCGCGTCGACGGCACCGCTCTGGAGGGCGGCGATGCACTCCGAGTAGCCCGCGTTCTCCTTCAGGGCGGCATCCGGCGCGATCGACTTCTGCACGTTCTGCGCCGAGGTGGAGCCGGCCACGGAACACAGCTTCTTGCCGTTGAGGTCCGTGCCCTTGGAGATCTTCGAGTCGGCCTTGACCAGCAGGTCCTGATGGGCCAGCAGGTACGGGCCGGCGAAGTCGACCTTCTGCTTGCGCTCGTCGTTGATCGAGTACGTGGCCACGATGAACTTCACGTCGCCGCGGGCCAGCGCGTTCTCACGCTCGGCGCTCTTGGTCTCGACCCACTCGATCTGGGCCGGCTTGTAACCGAGTTCCTTGGCCACGTAGGTGGCCACGTCCACGTCGAAACCGGAGAACGAGCCGTCGGGCTGCTTCAGACCGAGGCCGGGCTGGTCGAACTTGATGCCGACCTTGACCTTGCCGCCACCGCCCGACGACCCCTCGTCCTTCTTGTCGTTCGAGCTGCACGCCGTCGCCGACAGGGCGAGGGCGAGGACGACGGCCGAGGCGGCGGTGACCTTGCGGAGCTTCATGTGAACTTCCTTCGGTGTTGAGGAGATGCTGAGCCGTCGGACGGCGACGGCAGGATCACGGGCCGGCGGCGTACGGCGCCACCGGCGGGCCGCCGCGTCAGTGGTGCAGGATCTTCGAAAGGAAGTCCCTGGCCCGGTCGCTGCGCGGGTTGCTGAAGAACTGGTCGGGCGCGGCCTCTTCGACGATCCGGCCGTCGGCCATGAAGACCACCCGGTTCGCGGCCGATCGGGCGAAGCCCATCTCGTGGGTGACGACCACCATCGTCATTCCGTCCCGGGCGAGTTGCTGCATGACCTCCAGCACCTCGTTGATCATCTCCGGGTCGAGCGCGGAGGTCGGCTCGTCGAACAGCATGACCTTCGGGTCCATGGCCAGCGCCCGCGCGATCGCCACGCGCTGCTGCTGGCCGCCGGAGAGCTGCGCGGGGTACTTGTCGGCCTGTGCGCCCACTCCGACCCGGTCGAGCAGCTCGCGGGCCCGCTCCTCGGCCTTGGCCTTCTCCGTGCGGCGGACCTTGATCTGGCCGAGCATCACGTTCTCGAGCACGGTCTTGTGTGCGAAGAGGTTGAAGGACTGGAAGACCATGCCGACGTCGGCGCGCAGCCGGGCCAGCTCCTTGCCCTCCTGAGGCAGCGGCTTGCCGTCGATCGTGATGCCGCCC of the Streptomyces sp. NBC_01788 genome contains:
- a CDS encoding glutamate ABC transporter substrate-binding protein; protein product: MKLRKVTAASAVVLALALSATACSSNDKKDEGSSGGGGKVKVGIKFDQPGLGLKQPDGSFSGFDVDVATYVAKELGYKPAQIEWVETKSAERENALARGDVKFIVATYSINDERKQKVDFAGPYLLAHQDLLVKADSKISKGTDLNGKKLCSVAGSTSAQNVQKSIAPDAALKENAGYSECIAALQSGAVDAVTTDDSILAGFASQDNYKGQFKLAGLKLSNENYGIGVKKGDTATVDKINSALEKMVSDGSWDAAVKKNFGPADYKNEPAPKIGDIVK
- a CDS encoding FAD-dependent monooxygenase produces the protein MDPVIVVGAGPVGLTLALALARQEVPSVVLDEGSGTDAPRAARTVVLREDTTALVERLAGVPLGEAGLRWAGWRSLRRKQVMHEVAFDDAEPAPLHIAQHVLTGALRAAVAHEPLIELAVDSRLDSMEQETTGVTAHTRGAGGTWWRGSHLVGCDGPRSTVRKLQDIRFPGRTAVERHAVAAVRTELPHPGEAFLHRLPPWRTTGPFAGEIAARPLPDDVWRLDWLLPPGKDLVTPELLLARIRETLTGWTGETSPSYELLDTGVHTVHHRVARRWRAGRVFLAGDAAHLLGALGTQGLDEGLRDADNLAWKLAPAWHHGPHEALLDSYQTERRAVVAARLRAADQLLPVLRGGGGLRSLVPGSGRGNDALLMDGHLGRGPLGAPGAYTDSPLTPPPLDGEVLVDTPAGSPVADVVVTAEDGSFVPLRDRLGRGALLVVLIAPGTGVWERRHWVSAGIMPRLAAAVTALPHPAELLVAESYPGAAPHTVLLVRPDGHLVTALSGVRPADLYTAAETALGGAGRAEDRAGAGAR
- a CDS encoding amino acid ABC transporter permease — translated: MSSVLYDAPGPRARRRNVILSVVFVALLALLLWWIWSTMNDKGQLKWALWQPFTTSAAWTTYLLPGLGNTLKAAALAMVIALPLGAFFGIARMSDHRWVRVPAGVVVEFFRAIPVLLLMLFANEFYVRSTGIASDVRPLYAVVTGLVLYNASVLAEVVRAGILALPKGQTEAAYAIGLRKGQTMSGILLPQAVTVMLPAIVSQLVVIVKDTALGGAMLAFPELLGSRSTLAANYANVIASFIVVAVIFILLNFALTSFASWLERRLRRSKRSTGVVLAADEEEVNPAQTGGTYGTGAGGSI
- a CDS encoding amino acid ABC transporter ATP-binding protein: MTEVSMAKEDVASTADLIVLKSVNKHFGALHVLQDIELTIARGEVVVVIGPSGSGKSTLCRTINRLETIDSGGITIDGKPLPQEGKELARLRADVGMVFQSFNLFAHKTVLENVMLGQIKVRRTEKAKAEERARELLDRVGVGAQADKYPAQLSGGQQQRVAIARALAMDPKVMLFDEPTSALDPEMINEVLEVMQQLARDGMTMVVVTHEMGFARSAANRVVFMADGRIVEEAAPDQFFSNPRSDRARDFLSKILHH
- a CDS encoding amino acid ABC transporter permease, with translation MFDFLQGYDVLGAFWMTVKLTALSALGSLVWGTLLAAMRVSPVPLMRGFGTAYVNIFRNIPLTVLIVFTSLGLADIFGMTMGASDFKIQGFRLAVLGLVAYHAAFVCEALRSGINTVPVGQAEAARAIGLNFSQSLRLVVLPQAYRAVIGPLANVLIALTKNTTVAAAIGVAEASYLMKTMIENEAQTLAIGAVFALGFVVLTLPVGLFLGWLGKRLAVKR